One stretch of Musicola paradisiaca NCPPB 2511 DNA includes these proteins:
- the alsS gene encoding acetolactate synthase AlsS — MKNMDGEQHWSSGAELVVKHLEQQGVKYVFGIPGAKIDRVFDALEDSSVQTIPVRHEANGAFMAAALGRLTGKAGVTVVTSGPGCSNLVTGLATATSEGDPVVAIGGAVKRADRLKLTHQSLDTVSLFQPVTKYSAEVTVPSALSEVMANAFRAAEIGRPGASFISLPEDVINEPVTSPVLANSVLPTLSNAPTADVCRVGRLIQQAKNPILLLGLMASQSKNAAALRRLLHHSQLPVTSTYQAAGVIDQQHFDHFAGRVGLFNNQAGDKLLQQADLIITVGYSPVEYAPVLWNSGRATLVHIDVLPAEVESAYRPDVELVGDISITIDMLNDQLRSPIRLSEAATAILEERRQLRHQLATRAINMNGFAIHPLRLVRAMQDLVNQDVTLCVDMGSFHIWLARYLYSFRARQVLMTNGQQTMGVALPWAIAASLANPGQKVVSVSGDGGFMQSSMELETAVRLNCNLLHIVWVDDAYNMVAIQEEKKYRRLSGVKLGPIDFKAYAQAFGAKGFAVESADELVPKLWQAMEVDGPAVIAIPVDYSDNHYLMENVNISQLI; from the coding sequence ATGAAAAATATGGATGGTGAACAGCACTGGTCCAGCGGTGCGGAGCTGGTGGTGAAGCACCTTGAGCAACAGGGCGTGAAATATGTCTTTGGCATTCCTGGTGCGAAAATAGATCGTGTGTTTGATGCGCTGGAGGACTCTTCCGTGCAGACCATTCCGGTGCGGCACGAAGCCAACGGCGCTTTTATGGCGGCGGCGCTGGGACGGTTAACCGGCAAGGCGGGCGTCACCGTGGTGACTTCCGGCCCTGGTTGTTCCAATCTGGTGACGGGGCTGGCGACAGCAACGTCAGAAGGCGACCCGGTGGTGGCTATTGGTGGGGCGGTGAAACGGGCCGATCGACTCAAGTTGACACACCAGAGCCTGGATACTGTCAGCCTGTTCCAGCCGGTGACGAAGTACAGTGCTGAGGTGACGGTGCCGTCCGCACTGTCCGAGGTGATGGCCAATGCGTTTCGCGCCGCCGAGATCGGGCGTCCAGGGGCATCGTTTATTAGCTTGCCGGAGGATGTGATCAATGAACCGGTGACGAGCCCGGTGCTGGCCAATAGCGTGCTGCCGACGCTTAGCAATGCGCCGACTGCGGATGTTTGCCGTGTCGGTAGACTGATTCAACAGGCAAAAAATCCCATACTGTTACTTGGGCTGATGGCCAGCCAAAGCAAAAACGCCGCAGCGCTACGCCGTTTGCTGCATCACAGCCAACTGCCGGTTACGAGTACCTATCAGGCGGCCGGCGTCATTGATCAACAACATTTCGATCATTTTGCGGGGCGCGTCGGGCTGTTCAACAATCAGGCCGGCGACAAACTGTTACAACAGGCTGATTTGATTATCACGGTCGGCTACAGCCCGGTGGAGTACGCGCCGGTGCTGTGGAATAGCGGCCGCGCCACGCTGGTGCATATCGACGTTCTACCTGCGGAAGTAGAAAGCGCGTACCGGCCGGATGTGGAGCTGGTGGGAGATATCAGCATTACCATCGATATGCTGAACGACCAATTGCGCTCGCCGATCCGGCTGTCCGAGGCCGCGACGGCAATCCTGGAGGAGCGCCGCCAACTGCGCCACCAGTTGGCGACCCGAGCCATCAATATGAACGGTTTCGCCATCCACCCGCTGCGGCTGGTGCGGGCGATGCAGGATCTGGTGAATCAGGATGTCACCCTGTGCGTGGATATGGGCAGTTTTCATATCTGGCTGGCGCGCTATCTCTACAGCTTCCGGGCGCGTCAGGTGTTGATGACGAACGGGCAGCAGACGATGGGCGTCGCGCTGCCGTGGGCGATTGCGGCCTCGCTGGCGAATCCGGGTCAAAAAGTGGTTTCGGTGTCGGGAGACGGCGGTTTTATGCAGTCCAGCATGGAGCTGGAAACCGCTGTACGGCTTAACTGCAATCTACTGCATATCGTCTGGGTGGATGACGCCTACAACATGGTGGCGATCCAGGAGGAAAAAAAATACCGGCGGCTTTCCGGCGTAAAATTAGGGCCGATTGATTTCAAAGCCTATGCGCAAGCATTTGGCGCCAAAGGGTTTGCCGTGGAGTCTGCCGACGAACTGGTGCCCAAACTCTGGCAGGCGATGGAGGTGGACGGCCCGGCGGTGATTGCGATTCCGGTGGACTACTCCGACAACCATTACCTGATGGAAAACGTCAATATCAGCCAGTTGATCTGA
- a CDS encoding urea carboxylase-associated family protein — MSSYPAAYQSTKGSALDVDRDFYQAIAQGQREHITSHRVPIRTGFAWEVPAGHIFRITTPEGPQVGDLNIWNRHDPRERMWVARTRQLQRAHLSTFDRIWSTLPFLRPIATITADSLADYGIDSDGGRVHDLLGTRCDPYVNHLLTGEDFDFHCHSNLTRAVQPYGLTEFDVHDVMNVFQCTGLNDDDQYFMKACPARKGDYLEFFAEIDLLCAISTCPGGDLSLPMWGDEAQDTLSVCRPLGIEIYQPDATLLRGWSQPVSPRYRGNHGLQLKPVSW, encoded by the coding sequence ATGTCTTCCTATCCCGCCGCGTATCAAAGCACCAAGGGCTCGGCACTGGATGTCGACCGCGACTTCTATCAGGCCATCGCCCAAGGTCAGCGTGAACATATCACCTCGCACCGGGTCCCCATCCGTACCGGATTCGCCTGGGAAGTGCCGGCCGGACACATTTTCCGCATCACTACCCCGGAAGGTCCACAGGTCGGCGATCTGAACATCTGGAATCGCCACGACCCGCGTGAACGCATGTGGGTAGCCAGAACGCGTCAGTTGCAGCGCGCCCACCTCTCCACCTTCGATCGCATCTGGTCGACACTGCCGTTCCTGCGCCCTATCGCCACCATCACCGCCGACTCGCTGGCGGATTACGGCATCGACAGCGACGGCGGACGGGTACACGACCTGCTAGGTACCCGTTGCGATCCCTATGTCAACCATCTGCTGACCGGCGAAGACTTCGATTTTCATTGCCATTCCAATCTGACCCGCGCGGTGCAGCCCTACGGCCTGACCGAATTCGACGTGCACGATGTCATGAACGTATTTCAATGCACCGGGCTGAATGACGACGACCAGTACTTCATGAAGGCCTGCCCGGCACGCAAAGGCGACTATCTGGAGTTCTTCGCGGAAATCGACCTGCTGTGCGCCATTTCCACCTGCCCAGGCGGCGATCTGTCGCTGCCGATGTGGGGCGACGAAGCACAGGATACCCTGTCGGTATGCCGCCCACTGGGCATCGAGATTTACCAACCGGACGCCACGCTGCTGCGGGGTTGGTCGCAACCGGTATCTCCGCGCTATCGCGGCAACCACGGTCTGCAGTTGAAACCGGTCAGCTGGTAA
- a CDS encoding DUF1435 domain-containing protein, whose protein sequence is MLTTMIAACGLWGISWLCGKRLSSAWGVLLPSSLVPLLLMSELNLTSLKYICALAMLATLGMLFHHRMRHYLLLPSCIALAGGLAALSMTTR, encoded by the coding sequence ATGCTGACGACCATGATTGCCGCCTGCGGGCTATGGGGAATTAGCTGGCTTTGCGGCAAACGGCTTTCCAGCGCCTGGGGCGTACTGCTGCCATCGTCGCTCGTCCCGTTGCTACTGATGTCGGAACTGAACCTGACCTCGTTGAAGTACATCTGCGCCCTCGCCATGCTGGCGACGCTCGGCATGTTATTCCACCATCGGATGCGGCATTACCTACTGTTGCCGTCATGCATCGCACTGGCCGGCGGACTGGCGGCGTTATCGATGACGACACGGTGA
- a CDS encoding GntR family transcriptional regulator: MKQLSGENTLLIIDTPDDLDGTLPAFERVSILLRENIINGNLRAGQPLPEIELAALCQTSRNTLREALRFLHGEGLVNYHQNRGVFVRQLDKRDIRDIYKARRHLEILAMTAATISDFHLHRMQNHIVLAEQAAREETWRTVGTQSLRFHQAIVHMLGCRRFNDFSAYCWPSCVCCLPAAPGSATSNNPG; this comes from the coding sequence ATGAAACAGCTATCTGGCGAGAACACGCTATTGATTATCGACACGCCGGACGATCTGGACGGCACGCTGCCCGCTTTTGAACGCGTATCCATCCTACTGCGCGAAAACATCATCAACGGCAACCTGCGCGCCGGGCAGCCGCTGCCGGAGATCGAACTGGCGGCGCTGTGCCAAACATCGAGAAACACACTGCGGGAAGCACTGCGTTTTCTGCATGGCGAAGGGTTAGTGAATTATCACCAGAACCGCGGCGTCTTTGTCCGCCAGCTGGATAAACGCGATATCCGGGATATCTACAAGGCCCGCCGCCATCTGGAAATTCTGGCAATGACCGCCGCTACGATCAGCGATTTTCATCTGCACCGGATGCAAAACCACATCGTACTTGCCGAACAGGCGGCGCGCGAGGAAACGTGGCGCACTGTCGGCACCCAGAGCCTGCGCTTCCATCAGGCTATCGTTCATATGCTGGGCTGCCGCCGCTTTAACGATTTTTCAGCGTATTGCTGGCCCAGCTGCGTTTGCTGTTTGCCAGCGGCGCCGGGGAGCGCGACTTCCAACAACCCTGGATAG
- the fucO gene encoding lactaldehyde reductase, whose amino-acid sequence MTQRMILNETAYFGSGAIAHLAEEIRRRGFKKALVVTDKALIEHGMAAKVTRLLDGAALPYEIYDEVIPNPTIRVVQNGVAHFKHADADYLIAIGGGSPQDTCKAIGIIINNPEFADVRSLEGVAATRRASVPILAIPTTSGTAAEVTINYVITDEEKRRKFVCVDPHDIPIVAFIDADMMSSMPASLKAATGIDALTHAIEGFTTKGAWELTDMLHLKAIEIISRSLRDSVAGKAQGVEDMALGQYIAGMGFSNVGLGLVHGMAHPLGAFYNTPHGVANAILLPHIMAWNADYTGEKYRAIAVAMGVKGVESMTLAQARTAAIQAVSQLSQDVDIPARLRQVGVKEEDIPALAQAAFDDVCTGGNPRAASVKEIEALYHAIF is encoded by the coding sequence ATGACACAGAGAATGATACTGAACGAAACCGCCTACTTTGGCAGCGGCGCCATTGCCCATCTGGCGGAGGAGATCCGACGCAGAGGCTTCAAAAAAGCGCTGGTGGTCACGGATAAGGCGTTGATCGAACATGGCATGGCCGCCAAAGTCACCCGTTTGCTGGATGGTGCGGCGCTACCGTATGAAATCTATGACGAAGTGATCCCCAACCCCACCATCCGCGTGGTGCAAAACGGCGTCGCCCATTTCAAACACGCGGATGCCGACTACCTGATCGCTATCGGCGGCGGCTCACCGCAGGATACCTGCAAAGCCATCGGCATTATCATCAATAACCCTGAGTTCGCCGATGTGCGCAGCCTGGAAGGCGTGGCCGCCACCCGGCGCGCCAGCGTACCGATTTTAGCCATCCCCACCACATCCGGCACCGCCGCGGAAGTGACCATCAACTACGTCATCACCGATGAGGAAAAACGCCGCAAATTCGTCTGCGTCGACCCGCACGATATTCCGATCGTCGCCTTTATCGATGCCGACATGATGAGCAGCATGCCGGCGTCGTTGAAAGCCGCCACCGGCATCGACGCGCTGACCCACGCCATTGAGGGCTTCACCACCAAAGGTGCCTGGGAGTTGACCGACATGCTGCACCTGAAGGCCATCGAAATCATCAGCCGTTCACTGCGCGACTCGGTCGCGGGGAAAGCACAGGGCGTGGAAGACATGGCGCTCGGCCAATATATCGCCGGGATGGGGTTCTCGAATGTCGGTCTGGGATTGGTACACGGCATGGCGCACCCGCTGGGCGCCTTCTACAACACGCCGCACGGTGTGGCCAACGCCATTTTGCTGCCGCATATCATGGCCTGGAACGCCGACTACACCGGTGAAAAATACCGCGCCATCGCCGTCGCCATGGGAGTGAAAGGCGTGGAAAGCATGACGCTGGCGCAGGCCAGAACTGCGGCGATTCAGGCCGTCAGTCAGCTTTCCCAGGATGTGGATATCCCGGCGCGGCTGCGGCAGGTCGGCGTGAAAGAAGAGGATATTCCGGCGCTGGCGCAGGCCGCGTTTGATGATGTCTGCACCGGCGGCAACCCGCGTGCCGCCAGCGTGAAAGAGATTGAAGCGTTGTATCACGCCATTTTTTGA
- a CDS encoding aldo/keto reductase, with translation MQQRKLGSHGPTVSALGLGCMGMSDFYSTGQDEKEAVATLHRALELGVTLLDTADMYGPHTNEELVGKAIKGKRDQVFLATKFGILRDPANPNARGICGRPEYVRQAVEGSLKRLGVEVIDLYYQHRVDPNVPIEETVGAMAELVTAGKVRYLGLSEASAATLERAHRVHPITALQSEYSLWTRDVEAEILPVCRRLGIGFVPYSPLGRGFLTGALTRTDDLAENDFRRSNPRFSGDNFARNLQLVEGIKRLAEEKGVAPAQLALAWVLAQDEHIVPIPGTKRRRYLEQNVDALNITLTAQDLHELTTAFPPQAAAGDRYGAESMGSVNR, from the coding sequence ATGCAACAGCGTAAATTGGGTTCTCATGGGCCGACGGTATCCGCATTGGGTCTTGGCTGCATGGGCATGAGCGATTTCTATTCCACCGGTCAGGATGAAAAAGAGGCGGTCGCCACGCTGCACCGCGCATTGGAACTGGGCGTCACGCTGCTGGATACCGCAGATATGTACGGCCCCCACACCAATGAAGAACTGGTAGGAAAAGCGATTAAAGGCAAGCGGGATCAGGTATTCCTGGCCACCAAGTTCGGCATTCTGCGCGATCCGGCCAACCCGAATGCCCGTGGTATCTGTGGTCGTCCGGAATATGTTCGTCAGGCGGTAGAAGGCAGCCTGAAACGACTGGGGGTAGAGGTTATTGATCTCTATTACCAACATCGTGTGGATCCGAACGTACCGATTGAAGAGACCGTCGGCGCCATGGCCGAGCTGGTCACAGCGGGGAAAGTTCGCTATCTCGGGCTGAGCGAAGCCTCAGCAGCCACGCTGGAACGCGCGCATCGCGTGCATCCCATTACTGCGCTGCAAAGCGAATACTCGCTGTGGACACGCGACGTAGAGGCAGAGATACTGCCCGTCTGCCGCCGTCTGGGGATTGGTTTCGTACCTTACAGCCCACTGGGGCGCGGCTTTCTCACCGGCGCACTCACCCGGACAGACGATCTGGCGGAGAACGACTTCCGGCGCAGCAATCCACGCTTTAGCGGCGATAATTTCGCCCGTAATCTGCAACTGGTCGAGGGCATCAAACGCCTGGCGGAAGAGAAAGGCGTCGCGCCGGCCCAACTGGCATTAGCCTGGGTGCTGGCGCAGGATGAACACATCGTACCGATTCCCGGCACCAAGCGGCGGCGCTATCTGGAACAGAACGTAGACGCGCTGAATATCACGCTGACTGCGCAGGATCTGCATGAACTGACAACCGCCTTCCCGCCCCAGGCTGCCGCCGGCGACCGCTACGGTGCGGAAAGTATGGGTTCCGTCAATCGATAA
- a CDS encoding amino acid ABC transporter permease/ATP-binding protein, whose protein sequence is MNFDWPYLLELFAYADFWQASWLVVQLSVLTWCAGIVLGLLVALGKQSRLSGVRRLASVYIWLFRSLPLLVLLIFIFNLPQIFPLTAGLLSDPFSAGLIALIVSETAYIAEIHRGGLLSVQKGQFEAGRALGLRAAQIRFYIVIPQALRISLPTLVNEFITIVKLTSLVSVISLSEILMVGQRLYTENFKVLETLLAVACYYVLIVTLFERLIGWLEKRMDVQQRTPQPFDAAAERRALPPITADTKHAASPSAKPILELQRISKSFNGKPVLHDISLAVKPGEVVSIIGPSGSGKTTLIRTVNGLETLDSGVVRLLGHDFIQAGQKENALEYRSLITRLGMVFQGFNLFPHKTVLENLMLAPRLHNLDTPADIRQRSIAMLDKVGMLEHATKYPHQLSGGQQQRVAIARTLVMKPSVILFDEPTSALDPERVSEVLNVIEKLAHEGITMLIVTHEMRFAFSVSDRVVFMENGRVAIDAPPAEIRRLNDARINQFLNDINLD, encoded by the coding sequence ATGAATTTTGACTGGCCTTATCTGCTCGAGCTGTTCGCCTACGCCGATTTCTGGCAGGCAAGCTGGCTGGTGGTACAGCTCAGCGTACTGACCTGGTGCGCAGGGATTGTGCTCGGCCTACTGGTGGCGCTGGGCAAACAATCGCGCTTGTCCGGCGTCCGGCGGCTGGCGTCCGTGTATATCTGGCTGTTCCGCAGCTTACCGCTGCTGGTGCTGCTGATTTTCATCTTTAACCTGCCTCAGATATTTCCGCTGACCGCAGGACTGTTGTCAGATCCATTCAGCGCTGGGCTGATTGCGCTTATCGTCAGCGAAACGGCCTACATCGCGGAAATTCACCGTGGCGGCCTGCTATCAGTACAAAAAGGCCAGTTCGAAGCGGGGCGTGCACTGGGATTGCGCGCGGCCCAGATACGCTTCTATATCGTTATTCCGCAAGCGCTGCGCATCTCGCTGCCCACGCTGGTGAATGAGTTTATTACCATTGTCAAACTGACCTCGCTAGTATCGGTGATATCCCTGTCCGAAATTCTGATGGTCGGCCAGCGGCTTTACACCGAAAACTTCAAGGTACTGGAAACGCTGCTGGCGGTGGCCTGCTATTACGTACTGATCGTTACCCTGTTCGAGCGGCTGATCGGGTGGCTGGAAAAACGCATGGACGTCCAGCAGCGTACGCCACAACCGTTCGATGCCGCTGCCGAACGCCGGGCCCTGCCGCCCATTACCGCCGACACCAAACACGCCGCCAGCCCTTCGGCCAAACCCATTCTGGAACTGCAGCGCATCAGCAAAAGCTTCAACGGCAAGCCGGTGTTGCACGATATCAGTCTGGCGGTCAAACCGGGCGAAGTCGTCTCGATCATCGGGCCGTCAGGCTCGGGGAAAACCACATTGATCAGAACCGTCAACGGGCTGGAAACGCTGGATAGCGGCGTCGTCCGTCTGCTGGGACACGATTTTATTCAGGCCGGGCAGAAAGAGAACGCGCTGGAATACCGCTCGCTGATCACCCGACTAGGTATGGTATTTCAGGGCTTCAACCTGTTTCCGCATAAAACCGTGCTGGAGAATCTAATGCTGGCGCCGCGTCTGCATAATCTGGATACCCCGGCGGACATCCGCCAGCGCAGCATCGCCATGCTAGATAAGGTCGGCATGCTGGAGCACGCTACCAAATATCCACACCAACTCTCCGGCGGCCAGCAGCAGCGGGTGGCCATCGCGCGCACGCTGGTGATGAAACCGAGTGTGATACTGTTTGACGAACCCACATCGGCGCTCGACCCCGAGCGGGTGTCCGAGGTGCTGAACGTTATTGAGAAACTGGCGCACGAAGGCATCACCATGCTGATCGTCACGCACGAAATGCGCTTTGCGTTTTCGGTTTCCGATCGGGTGGTATTTATGGAAAACGGGCGCGTGGCGATCGACGCACCGCCCGCGGAGATCCGCCGCCTAAACGACGCCCGTATCAATCAGTTTCTCAACGATATCAATCTTGATTAA
- a CDS encoding LysR family transcriptional regulator, whose translation MDLVQAMRVFVRIVETESFSRAAENMGLPRATVSQVLKRLEVRLGARLLLRTTRQVRMTDEGRLYYQRCVQLLAEIEETDALFSHQRQRPSGRVRIDMPHSLARLVVIPQLPAFYQRYPDISLALSANDTPINVIREGVDCVLRAWIIDDDSLAARQLASLPQITCASAEYCARYGEPDSLESLSSHRMVGYFSPRMAQGYPLEFMRQGQRLPYMLPTWIDVNGADAYVAACLAGMGIMQAPCYGLRPYLDSGELVTLLPQMPPPDMPLYVMYPPGRFLAPRVRVVIEWLQECFGKLLENQSEKAH comes from the coding sequence ATGGATCTGGTTCAGGCGATGCGGGTTTTCGTGCGTATTGTGGAAACGGAGAGTTTCAGCCGGGCGGCGGAAAATATGGGGTTGCCCAGAGCGACGGTCAGCCAGGTATTGAAGCGGTTGGAGGTTCGACTCGGCGCACGGTTGCTGTTGCGTACTACGCGCCAGGTACGCATGACTGATGAAGGGCGGCTTTATTATCAGCGTTGCGTACAATTGCTGGCGGAAATCGAAGAAACCGACGCGCTGTTTTCGCACCAGCGACAGCGGCCGAGCGGCCGCGTGCGTATTGATATGCCGCATTCGCTGGCGCGTCTGGTGGTGATCCCCCAATTGCCGGCTTTCTATCAGCGTTATCCCGATATTTCGCTGGCGCTGAGCGCTAACGACACGCCGATTAACGTCATACGGGAAGGCGTAGACTGCGTATTACGCGCCTGGATCATAGATGATGATTCGCTGGCGGCGCGCCAACTTGCGTCATTGCCGCAGATAACCTGCGCATCCGCAGAGTATTGCGCACGTTACGGCGAGCCGGACTCGCTGGAGTCGCTATCGTCTCATCGTATGGTCGGGTATTTTTCACCGCGTATGGCGCAGGGATATCCGCTGGAGTTTATGCGGCAGGGGCAGCGTTTGCCTTACATGCTGCCGACGTGGATTGATGTCAATGGCGCCGATGCCTATGTGGCGGCCTGTCTGGCCGGCATGGGGATTATGCAAGCGCCGTGCTATGGTCTGCGGCCGTATCTGGATAGCGGCGAGTTGGTGACGCTCCTGCCGCAGATGCCGCCGCCGGATATGCCGTTGTACGTGATGTATCCCCCCGGTCGTTTTCTGGCTCCCCGGGTTCGGGTAGTGATTGAATGGCTACAGGAATGTTTCGGGAAATTACTGGAAAATCAGTCTGAAAAGGCGCATTGA
- a CDS encoding LysR family transcriptional regulator, which produces MELRYLRYFVAVASARHFTRAAENLGISQPPLSQQIQKLEREIGTPLFKRMARGVEMTEAGAAFYQDACHILALTDSAIERVHSIARGEAGAINIGFSCAVTFHPMVLSLLQRYRQHFPNVRLNPREEHIQDILDSLRNRTIDIAFIRLPCDLNDEFDGEILTNEAFQLVLPAGHPLSAQTCIALDQLKQEPLIIFPRELCPGLYDLIVRTCYLSGYQPKLNPLAPHLTATINMVATGFGVTFVPQSMSCIQNSSVSYHDTTTPHLTTQIAVIWRRHDRSVTLMHMIQLLHQQQSLTAGQGNQTEFCDSS; this is translated from the coding sequence ATGGAGTTACGTTACTTGCGCTACTTCGTCGCGGTGGCTTCGGCCCGACATTTCACTCGTGCAGCGGAGAATCTTGGTATCTCTCAGCCGCCGCTAAGCCAGCAGATACAAAAGCTTGAGAGAGAGATAGGTACGCCATTGTTCAAACGCATGGCGCGCGGCGTGGAAATGACGGAAGCGGGTGCGGCCTTTTATCAGGACGCTTGTCATATTTTGGCGTTAACTGATTCCGCTATCGAACGAGTGCATAGCATTGCCCGGGGTGAGGCCGGCGCGATCAATATCGGTTTCTCCTGTGCCGTCACCTTTCACCCTATGGTGCTGTCGCTGCTACAGCGCTATCGCCAACACTTCCCCAATGTGCGGCTCAACCCGCGAGAAGAGCATATCCAGGACATCCTGGACAGCCTGCGCAACCGTACCATCGACATAGCTTTCATTCGTTTACCTTGCGATCTCAACGATGAGTTTGATGGGGAAATTTTAACCAACGAAGCCTTCCAGCTCGTCTTACCGGCTGGCCATCCATTAAGCGCGCAAACGTGCATCGCTCTGGACCAATTAAAGCAGGAACCGCTCATCATCTTTCCACGAGAGCTTTGCCCCGGTCTTTATGATCTGATCGTCAGAACCTGCTATCTGTCCGGCTATCAGCCGAAGCTTAATCCGCTGGCGCCTCACCTCACCGCCACCATCAATATGGTGGCCACCGGCTTCGGAGTGACGTTTGTTCCGCAGTCAATGTCTTGTATCCAGAACAGCAGCGTCAGTTACCACGACACCACAACGCCGCATCTCACCACACAAATTGCCGTGATCTGGCGTCGCCATGATCGTTCCGTCACTCTGATGCATATGATCCAGCTATTACACCAGCAACAATCCCTCACGGCCGGACAGGGCAACCAGACCGAGTTCTGCGACTCATCCTGA
- the budA gene encoding acetolactate decarboxylase gives MDMNDINSIDPCFDDLACLVIHHQEHHPERVIYQTALMSSLINGVYEGTCTMTELLKHGDFGLGTFNNLDGELVALNSRIFQLREDGSARAARAWQKTPFAVMTFFHPTETLRFDEAVSRDRLHRHIDTLIATDNLFCAMRIDGRFSHVETRTVPRQERPYKPMLEAVANQPTFHFEQRQGTVIGFRSPAYVQGINVAGYHEHFITDDRQGGGHILDYHLEEGVLTFGTIAKLVIDLPQDQDFLQANLSPNNLDSVIHSVES, from the coding sequence ATGGATATGAACGATATCAATAGCATTGACCCTTGTTTCGACGATCTGGCCTGTCTTGTTATCCATCACCAGGAGCACCACCCTGAAAGGGTTATTTATCAAACTGCATTAATGAGCAGCCTGATAAACGGTGTTTATGAAGGAACTTGCACCATGACGGAGTTGTTGAAACATGGTGATTTCGGATTAGGAACGTTTAACAATCTGGATGGTGAACTGGTGGCGCTGAACAGCCGTATCTTTCAACTGCGTGAAGATGGCAGCGCCCGGGCGGCGCGGGCATGGCAAAAAACTCCTTTTGCCGTCATGACCTTTTTCCATCCGACAGAAACCCTACGTTTCGACGAGGCCGTCAGCCGGGATAGGCTGCATCGACATATCGATACGCTCATCGCCACCGACAATCTTTTTTGCGCCATGCGGATAGATGGCCGTTTCAGTCATGTTGAAACCCGCACGGTACCGCGCCAGGAACGCCCGTATAAGCCGATGCTGGAAGCGGTCGCCAATCAACCTACGTTTCATTTTGAACAGCGTCAGGGCACGGTGATTGGTTTCCGTAGCCCGGCTTATGTTCAGGGAATCAATGTTGCCGGTTATCACGAACATTTCATTACTGATGACCGCCAGGGCGGTGGACATATTCTGGATTATCACCTGGAGGAGGGGGTGTTGACCTTTGGCACGATCGCCAAACTGGTTATCGACCTTCCTCAGGATCAGGATTTTCTGCAAGCCAATCTTTCCCCTAACAATCTCGATAGCGTCATTCACTCCGTGGAAAGCTAG